In Deltaproteobacteria bacterium, a single genomic region encodes these proteins:
- the iorB gene encoding indolepyruvate ferredoxin oxidoreductase subunit beta has translation MIRMRILFTGVGGQGTLLASRLLGEAAMSAGIPVRVSEVHGMAQRGGVVESTVMLGGIESPIIAEGEADLLVGFEPLETLRALRFCSADTVIVTNTAPIPPITVTLGQAEYPDVPRWLEFMGSTFRKVIAYDAEAVAREAGSTKTLNVVLLGTLCATGLLPLGPESLRETIRRRIKPKLVDVNLAAFDKGLVQVQ, from the coding sequence ATGATACGCATGCGCATCCTCTTTACCGGTGTAGGCGGCCAGGGTACTCTTCTCGCCTCACGCCTCCTCGGTGAGGCCGCCATGTCGGCTGGTATCCCGGTCCGGGTGAGCGAGGTCCACGGCATGGCCCAACGGGGAGGCGTTGTGGAATCCACGGTCATGCTCGGCGGGATCGAAAGTCCGATCATCGCAGAGGGAGAGGCCGACCTGCTCGTGGGCTTCGAGCCCCTCGAGACCCTGCGTGCCCTCCGTTTCTGCTCGGCTGACACCGTTATCGTCACGAACACCGCCCCCATCCCTCCCATCACCGTTACCTTAGGCCAAGCCGAATATCCCGACGTCCCCCGCTGGCTGGAATTCATGGGCTCCACCTTCCGCAAGGTCATTGCCTATGATGCCGAGGCAGTAGCTCGGGAGGCCGGATCCACCAAGACGCTCAATGTGGTCCTTCTCGGCACCCTCTGTGCGACCGGGCTTCTTCCCCTGGGGCCAGAGTCCCTTCGGGAGACCATTCGGCGCCGTATAAAACCGAAACTCGTGGATGTGAACCTGGCAGCCTTCGACAAGGGCCTCGTCCAGGTGCAATGA
- the iorA gene encoding indolepyruvate ferredoxin oxidoreductase subunit alpha, with product MHELLTNDPGRFMLLLSNEAIVRGAIEAGLAVSAAYPGTPSSEIGNNLFQIAQDPSSDIYFEFSVNEKVAMEVTAAASAAGLRTLTSMKHVGMNVASDVLMTLAYMGTKGGMVIVCADDPSLHSSQNEQDNRFYAQMASLPVLEPTSPQEAKDMTMEAFDLSEALELPVILRITTRTAHVRGPVKLGNIPKTKKIRGHFEKAPMRWVAVPAVARTRHKVLLDQFEKARRLANTSRFNTLSGSGKTGIIATGVSACYVADILEELHLFDRVRFLRLGFVYPQPRDLVRAFLAGLDQVLVVEELEPFQENTIKVVAQEMGLTLPIFGKASGHIPRLYELTPRIVEEAICRILSLDFPSPPLPDLGALPSLPQRPPFLCKGCPHTETYGVIKEALSRLGLLEQTIFPTDIGCYTLGLLPPIQMADYLLCMGSSIGSSAGFSLSMDKKVVSFIGDSTFFHSGIPSLVNAVHNGHRFCLVILDNGTTAMTGHQPNPGIRLTPPGYSERHPRISIEAIVRACGVRNLAVINPYKKKEAVETVLEIFAKDELSVIISEAPCILYLKRMEGKTQKRPHITEQTRADDKGEDRT from the coding sequence ATGCACGAACTTCTCACCAATGATCCCGGCAGATTCATGCTTCTCCTCAGCAACGAGGCCATCGTGCGCGGGGCTATCGAGGCAGGACTTGCCGTCTCCGCGGCATATCCTGGGACCCCATCCTCTGAGATCGGAAACAACCTCTTCCAGATCGCCCAGGATCCCTCATCCGACATCTATTTCGAGTTCTCTGTCAATGAAAAGGTCGCTATGGAGGTCACGGCAGCGGCTTCTGCAGCTGGCCTCCGGACACTGACCTCCATGAAGCACGTGGGGATGAACGTCGCATCCGATGTCCTCATGACATTGGCCTACATGGGGACCAAGGGTGGCATGGTGATCGTCTGCGCCGATGATCCCTCGCTCCATTCGAGTCAGAACGAACAGGACAACCGTTTTTACGCCCAGATGGCATCCCTGCCCGTTCTCGAGCCCACCTCCCCCCAGGAGGCCAAGGACATGACCATGGAGGCATTCGATCTCTCTGAGGCCCTTGAGCTCCCGGTTATCCTTAGAATCACAACAAGGACGGCGCATGTCCGGGGACCTGTCAAACTCGGCAACATCCCCAAAACCAAAAAGATCCGGGGCCACTTCGAGAAGGCCCCCATGAGGTGGGTCGCCGTCCCTGCAGTGGCACGCACCCGCCACAAGGTCCTCCTCGATCAGTTCGAAAAGGCGCGTCGTCTGGCCAATACCTCCAGGTTCAACACGCTTTCCGGTAGCGGCAAAACCGGGATCATCGCCACCGGGGTCTCGGCCTGCTATGTGGCTGATATCCTAGAAGAACTCCATCTTTTTGATCGAGTCCGGTTTCTCCGCCTTGGATTCGTATATCCTCAGCCCCGAGATCTCGTTCGTGCTTTTCTCGCGGGTCTCGATCAGGTCCTAGTGGTGGAGGAGCTAGAACCTTTTCAAGAAAACACTATCAAGGTCGTTGCCCAGGAGATGGGGCTTACCCTTCCCATCTTCGGAAAGGCGAGCGGCCATATCCCGCGGCTTTACGAGCTGACGCCCAGAATCGTGGAAGAGGCGATCTGCCGGATCCTTTCACTGGATTTCCCCTCCCCCCCCCTCCCGGACCTGGGTGCACTCCCCTCCCTTCCCCAGCGCCCTCCGTTCCTCTGCAAGGGTTGCCCTCATACGGAGACATACGGTGTCATCAAGGAGGCGCTCTCACGCCTCGGACTCTTGGAGCAGACGATCTTTCCCACGGATATCGGGTGCTACACCCTTGGTCTGCTTCCACCAATACAGATGGCGGATTACCTCCTCTGCATGGGTTCGAGCATCGGGTCGTCAGCGGGATTCTCCCTATCCATGGACAAGAAGGTCGTCTCCTTCATAGGGGATTCCACTTTCTTCCACTCCGGCATTCCATCCCTCGTCAACGCCGTGCACAATGGTCACCGGTTCTGTCTCGTGATCCTCGACAACGGCACAACCGCCATGACCGGTCACCAACCCAACCCGGGCATCAGACTTACCCCGCCCGGCTACAGCGAAAGGCACCCGAGGATCTCTATCGAGGCCATTGTCAGGGCATGCGGGGTACGAAATCTTGCCGTCATAAATCCATACAAGAAAAAAGAGGCCGTGGAGACCGTTCTGGAGATATTTGCAAAGGACGAACTTTCCGTCATCATCTCCGAGGCCCCATGCATCCTGTATCTCAAAAGGATGGAGGGAAAAACACAAAAAAGGCCCCATATTACGGAACAGACAAGGGCCGATGACAAGGGGGAAGACCGGACATGA
- a CDS encoding DUF5052 family protein — MRLIISAVLGLAIAFGIPACTEKQRKEIKHIKSDIIGLKRKITLYDMNGRVIREWEGRFKIEIQGGYISLNP, encoded by the coding sequence ATGCGACTGATCATCAGCGCGGTCCTCGGTCTTGCCATCGCCTTCGGGATCCCCGCGTGCACGGAAAAGCAGCGCAAGGAGATCAAGCACATCAAGTCCGACATCATCGGACTCAAGCGCAAGATCACACTTTACGACATGAACGGCCGCGTCATTCGGGAATGGGAAGGGCGATTCAAGATCGAGATACAGGGGGGTTACATCTCCCTGAATCCGTGA